GTCGGTGTATGATTATCACAGAGAGGGCTAAACCACAATTACTGCAATATAAACATTTGCATGTGGTTAAATTACACTGCAAATACATGTGTCAGTACACAGCACAGACGTTACTTCCTGGTTCTTTCAGTAtgtaattacataaataatggGGCTGTGCCATTTATCCACACTTGGCTTGGGTACACTTGGCTTGGTGATGTATTGTGTGAGGTGAAACAGTGCATATAGTGTGCAAGTAGTTCATGTATTAAGTACCCAAGtacaaacagattttaaaatcaatttggaCACACATTTTGTTCCGTTCTCCCTatgatcaaataattaattttagccACACCGCTATTAATAGCTTGCTAATGTTATATTCATGTTAAATATATGACCATGGTGCTATGatatgaacaaaatataaaGTGACAACATTTGCATCTTTACAAACATCTTTCTAACATTGATATTTCTTTGGTGGCAGTTAACACACAACCTCAGTCGTCAGAGAGCAAAAAGTTGGCCCGATACCCAACAAAGTCACAGCATACCTTCAGGCCCTGTCAGGTTTGGGTCAGGATGCAGACCTCCAATTAATAGTATATTGCAAAGACATGTCAGTGCACTATTACTGCAAACCAACATAACTGaaatttacatgtatttatattatattacaaaaatgtatgcaagTATTTCCATCACTGTATCAAGAGAAAACTGAACAACAACCACTGTaaacatatgtatatgtattcaaCTGTAATTCAGTGGGAACATCTTATCCTCTGCTAATACATTTTTGGATCAGCCTACAGCAGTCTGAATCACACCCTCAACTTTGTCTCCATCTCATATTCAGTGTAATGCCCTTTGGCTTATGgtttcaataaatactaaaaaaaacagttttcaataaatatcatattttcatAGCAGTGTTTTTGTCCGATTTTTCAAACCTTTACTTCTGTGCCAATGTAACCCCATCTAGCACATACACtaacatttaatgaaattattttcagcaGACACAAGGCTGTACAATGAGCAATCATTTTCATCTCTGAAACAAGGCCTCGAGTTACAAACTGAAAGaagtaattcatttaaaaaaaaagtaatttaaacatAGACcaagtgtatgtatgtaatgtacatATACAGGTAAATACAAAATGagtaacacaatttttgttgtttaggCCTTGTACTACAGCAtactgtatttgaaataaagtgATTTTTgggggtatttacatccatagcAGGTTATCCGTGTAtgagttcccccattttaggggagcaaaagtaattttgTTACTCTTGTGATCTTACATCATCACTGAAGTAGGGATGTGAACGACACACTTTTCTGACTATTGGCTAGTTGCTGTCTGATTACTGACTAACCGTTTTTTAACTTCCATGAAGTTTTTTGCAGATAGTAGAAACTGgaacatccacgcctgcctcctgaagagtgtttctgatctgttggacaggtgtgtgtggcttttctttcattatggtgagaatagTTTGGTCATCAGCTGTAGAAgccttccttggcctaccaggccctttgctctctttcttcttaatgacaTTCCAAACAGTTGAGTCTGGTAAGCCTagggtttggcctatgtctatgattgttttctttcttatttctcagcatcATAATGGCTTCCCTGACCTTTCATATGCACAACTCTGGACCTCAAGTTCACAAATGACAACATTAGACTCCAAAGGCTATTAAAatcctagaatcaagactagatactgaaagcgtttaataaaaatctgagaatctgcattgtaactacatgtgaattgtttgattacaaataaaaaattgtggcgtacagaaccaaatcaagaacGAGAATGGATTCTCGTGGACGAGAATTTCCAGAGACGATGATGAACAAATCATTGTCCTGAATGAAACAGTGCCGTTTCCAGAGAGTGGAGGTTAAATTCAAGcacaaaaagtgttttttcagtCACCCGTCAGTCACTACAGGCAGGATTATGGTAGAATGCCAGTCCTGCTTTCTGCCCTCCAATGGAGCCCTGGGCTGATCTGCTTGGAGAGCCTCTTTATGGCTTTCGGTTCCCCCAACAGTGGACTTCATCACTGTTCCAGAAGATTGCCTTCTTGTATGCGGTGAAATTGACACTgcattgggtggggggggggcggtaagggggtgggggcactcGACCGCTAAATGACAACTGAGCCGCTCTGCTTCGCCTGCGACGGGCGGGTTCATTTCTTCCCGCCCGTTTCCTTCGTTTTCCCTTCGATCAGTCCCGTGGGGAACACACGCGGTGTAAAAACGAAGCCCCGCTGGAGacgttgggggaaaaaaacgaagcGAAATGGCGAAATGTTACTGGAGACGCTGGGAGGCTTTTAGGCAGAGCCCGGACGAGACGTCGATACTCAATTTGTTACGGTACAGGCGCCGGTGGCCCACGGCGCCAGGGAGGATTTATATTCAGCGGGAGACCTCGGGTTGGCAGTGTGTGAAATGATGAGAAAGTCCAGCGTGGCCGGAACTTTCTGTACATGCCGAATCGCTCTAATGAACACACAATACTGCGGCGACCTCAGCCACAAACcttcaacattatttttatcAGCTCACATTGTACATGTACCAAATCCAAAATCTTCTGTATTATATCTACACTGCACATGCATTGGTCATATTCTCATAGCAGTACTTATTGTACAAGTACCGAGCGCAAATTCATTGACGTTATACCaacaaaagtttttaaaagtaaacatttccaaaataaatgttctgacaATATCTGTGTTTTACTTCACAACAGGAGAATAAAGTCTCATtcaaatgatgttttttttctcttgcacATCGCTGCAAGCCCCTCATTTAGTTTAAGAGCGCTGACATGGGCCTgtgctatttttaaatgctggaCCAGATGAACAGCCAGGTGGACGGGTCCCATAAGGCCACACTCGACCAACCGATCGTTCACAAAGGATTTGGACCATTACGCATTATTGACGTCCCCTTTGGCGGCGACCAGATTCTCAGCTCTTCAGCTGGCTCTCACGCTGTGTCGCTCAGCTAGAGAGGAACACACAGATTCCAGCAAGtaaccccccctctctccctccccagttTGGACGGACAGGACCGGGAGGGGTACTCACTGAGGAGGATGATAACGCACAGCAGGACGGCCACCAGGGCGGCGGTGCTGAGCCTGGTGGAGAGCAGGAAAGCCTCGAGGCCGCAGGACTGCACGTTGCCCTTGCGGTCGCAGGCGCACACTTGGATGGTCAGCGTGCTTGTACTACTCTGGATAGGATAGTCATTATCAGATATAACTACGGGCAGAAGGTAGGCACTCCTTTCACGCCGACTAAATCCACTTCTTCCGGTCAGAATTCTAGCTGTGTTATCTAGGAGTAATTCCAATAGTCATACAGTCAGCAAACACTCTCAGAAAGAGGCACAGTCAAGGAAAACtctattattgctttttttttttctcacaggaaaaaagattaaaaagaataaatacatagattcaattttaaatagttttgctCATATCTTTTTGAGTGTATATCTTCAGAAATGTCCCTTTACTATGCATAGTATTTATGTTAGtttcacccacacacaaacacaccacccacacacacacacacacacacaaatcacatcAGTAGATGACACAATGATGTCAAATATAGTCACACAGATATGTTACCTTCATTGTCGACGACTGTAAAGTTTGGATTTGAGGAactcaaactgaaaacaaatttgTGTCCAATAAGAGGCTCATCTGTGTCAACCGCACTTATAGTCTGAATTAGCTGGGGACAAAACCATATATCAGATCATTTTGAAAGACTTTTACCCTAATAAATATGATTCTGTATCCATATTATAAAACACAGAAAGTATATCCATAAGAAAGCTATCCATTAAATTGCCTTAATTTCTGTCCTGtcaattaaaatatatgaataaagtGTCTTTTAGATAATGCATACGAAACGaagcataaacaaaacaaaaacaaagaaaattaatgaaactATGAATACAAACTACAGCTTACAGTTCctaaaaaatcaacattttttccatgaTTAAGTCACAGGGATAGCTACCTGTCCAGCTTTGACATTCTCACAAACAAAGGTCTCGTAAAACATCGCAAATTCAGGCGCGTTGTCGTTGATGTCTAGAAGCTTGATGAAAACTGGGACACGACTGATTTTCTGAGGGTTACCTAAAAAAGGAAGTGTGAGTCAGTGCAGAAAAGTAAGTAATGTCCACATCAACCACCATCCTCAAGCAAGGTGGAGTTGGCCTCTCTTCTCATCAGGTTTCCGCTGGAAAGAATGGATTTATGTCAAGTTTAAACCCAAACCCAAAGCATAATTGTGCTgttaaataacacacacacttttttaacTGAATATAATACCATAACATATGAAAATAATCAACTTGTAGAAGTGTTTTGCATtcattatcaaaataaatatattaagaaaatgtatatttttgcaGAACATACACAGTAAATGGCTAAAATGCTATGGTGTATATCACAAATGTGTACTCAATTAAAATTTCCTTAAAATAGCATCTACATATTTCTTGAAAACCATGTGCTTTGCTATATATTCAGTGTACAGTCAGCAACATGGCAAGCCAAGTGAGACATTTAATAGTAAGGAGAGGGGTAAGCATACCTATTTCAGTAGCAACCACTGAAATGTTATGCCATTTTGAGGCTTCCCTGTCGAGGAACTGCAGAGTTGAAATTGATCCATTGAAGGAACTGATGTTGAAAAGTCGATCAAGGTCAGTGTGCCTGTCTATAGAGTACCTGAGGATAGAGACTTCATTTTATAAAGTGCAgtgctgaaaactgaaaaaaatgtttaaaaaaaaaaagtgatcatATAACAAGTATAGTTTGTGgttcagttattttttgtggTAGTCAATTTTTAACctagcataaataaatatgaatctaAATGTTATCTACAGGTTCCATAGAAGGTTACAATATGCACAAAACTGGGATATTGCTGGGATTTAATGAACATTTATCATTGACTTTGACTagcaagtaaaaacaaaatatccccccccccccaaaaaagctcAATTTGATGATTAGCAATCACTAAAAGTAAGTAAACAGTGCTTGTGAAGAAAAGGTGTAAACTAAGGTTACCTCAATGTTAATAACAAATATTGATTGGCTACAGGTCATAGCTTTCAAACcacattcatttgtgtttattgtgttcCGGACTAATCATGATATTTTGGCTACATATGGAAATTCAAGCCGCCTTGATTGGTTAATCAGGGACACTGGACCTAAGTAATTGGCCAATTTGACATTTGATTGCTAATCAGGGATAATAGGGCCGTGTAATTAACTGGCCAGGCACATTTGGGACACCTCGCTGGTGACATGACGGTGTCGCCTAATTGGACAACTGTGACTGACCTGACCCGGTGATCATTGACATCGGGGTCCCAGGCGCTGACCACACCGATCAGGCTGCCCACGGGGGTGTCCTCCTGAACCTCGAAAACGTACAGcgaactgctgaacacgggggGCTCGTCCACGTCCTGCACTGAGACCTTCACCAGCGCCGTGTCTTTAAACGGACCCAGGTGATCGAACCGGTGGTCCAGGTGCGCGTTCCACGCCTCCACCTTTAGGGTGTATGTCCTTTTGTTTTCGTAGTCCAGGCGCTGGTAACCAGAGGAAAGCAAAGACAGAAGGTGTGAGCTGTGATATACGAGACGTGAATAAGTAATAATCTCAGTTCTGGCACAGTTCCTCAAAACAGTCGCTGTGGAAGAAGTGCATCGCCCTCTGAATGTTTGAGCATACGAGCGATTATCCCTCATTCTGATTCAGACCCACGTCTCCGTGCCGATGATCTCCTCGGTTTTCTATTACACGGCTGCTTTCAAAGTGTACAATTGGTGTGCTATTACAGCTTCAGGATTGCTCTGAGAAGTCATTTTGGGCTTGATCTTTAATCCAAGCCTGGTAATGTGCACTCTGGCtgtcttttcctttctgttccaaAGATTTGCAAGATTGGCTTAATGTGCAATTATGAGCAGGGAGTGCTGTCAGTGAAAGGCATGCTCGTAgccaggtttttaaaaaggtacGCTAAACCTGTGCTCAGAGAAATAGGGAGCAAGCGCAATGACAGGGGAATGAAACAGACACCTTTGTAAAGTTAATAGGATGCGATGTGTTTGATATAGGAAATTAACCTCTctgtgcatttccttttttcttcccatTCCAGCCGCAGTCAAGGCGCTTGAGGAAAAAGAATAAGAGTTTTGAAGCGCGGTATGAAAGAATATGCACCCTTTTGACGGTGATAATGCCCTCCTGCGTCACCCTGTCAGTGGCGATGGCGAACGCGTCCCGCCCGTCGCCGTCCACGATGCCGTAATGCGTCTCGGCGTTCACTCCGATGTCGCCGTCTGCGGCTTTGATCCGGCCCACCGCTGATCCCATCTCTGCCGACTCCAACACCGACAGGTGGTAGGAGCCTTTAGGAGGGGGCCAAACATGAGAAGTGTGTCCTTATGGCTGcctgatgtaatgtaaatgcttcAGAATTAACAAAGAAAGCGTCCCTGTAAACCAATGCACTGGCGTGCATGAAAGGTGCACAGCTAGTCATTGGGTAGCCCTTTATTAAGCATACTTTATTAAGCACATTGGGTAGCCGTTCATTAAGTGCACTTTATTAGGCACATTGGGTAGCCCTTCATTAAGTGCACAGTTATTAAGCACTTTAagtataatgaaacaatattcCCATTACAGCCAACCATTTCAACAAGTATGCTTTGAATTGTATGCAATGTTTGAGCATTGTGTGGTTACAACAAAGTTATTTCATAGGTAATAATTACCTACATTACATGGTGATTCTTTCATTTGATATTTGATATAAATGTTGTAATGCCTTTTAGGGTTGAATTCCAATTATTTAGTATATTTTCAGCTTTGTggaccacccccacccccgccagacacacacacacagacatacacacacaaataaataattaaataaataaacatttcaaaaaaagagaagattcTGACTGTGAGGGAAGCGGGGTGGGCTGTTGTTGACGTCGGTCAGGGTGATGTTAACTGTGGTGGTCCCCGTGAGCCCGCCCATCTGGCCCGCCATGTCTTTGGCCTGGATCACCACCTGGTAGTGCTCGCGCATCTCCCTGTTCATGTTTGGCAGAGCCGTCCTGATCTCACCTGGACCGAGGGAAATCGGCATGTTCTGCTAACATAGCATCCATATGGTATTTGCTCAGAGTTAGCCTTTAGCATGAGATACAGTATCTGTTTGCTGTACTTCTCTGTGGAGGCCCCAGCAGGTTTAACAAAATCTTCACTCAGATATAGCTTCAAGCAACATTTGACCTTTTACTCACAATGcaacagtttattattattactattattatcatcatcatcatcatcatcatcacacacattGCGGGTTCAGTGGCtatcacaataaaaaaagagaattgtATACAAAATTATAATAGTATTTTCACTGTGAATCACCATTAAGGACTAACATAGGCAAGACAAACGCAGTGAAATACACACACtagacattttatttgtgtctctttcatatttgtttttaaaaaatatatatatatatatatatatatatatatatttttttttaaacaaatatgaaagagacacaaataaaatgtctagtgtgtgtatttcacatgcttatatatatatatatatatatatatatatatatatatatatatagcgctCCCCATTTGATCATCACTTCAGCTCAGATTCTGAAATCCCAGATTGAATCACTAAATTAGCACAATAGACTTCAGTCTGTCCGGTCTTattgataattattttcaaaaggaGGGAAGAAATGGAGGTGGGGAAAATGGAGATACGCTCCATTTAAGCTTTAAGCTGTTACCTGACTCTGGGTCCACGGAGAAGTACGGCTGTCCCTGTAGGATACTGAACACCAGCTTGGCACTGTTCCCATATGTGGCATCATCCGCATCTATGGCAGTGACTTCCATTACAGAGGTTCCTGGAAGGAAAAAAGTAATCCAAGTGTCTTCCACAGCAACAggtgtttaaataaatgagtaaatgaatACAGGCCAGTACATTATACAGAGTTAAATTGATTCTAATAGccctttagaaaaaaataatttttgattaGCCTTTTCAGACTTGAAGACCACAATTTcacatattcatttaatattttcacatatgaattaaaatactcacatgtgaaaagaaaatgcccCATGTGAACtggatgtgaaaagaaaataggcCACATTGTGTCGTTTCCATCCTAACATTTCCATGTCACtgactttttcaaatgtaaactaCAATTTtaacatgtgaaaacaaaacgtgtgacttgaaatagcatAGGTTACTCTTCCCCACCCTCATTTTATAAGTGGGATTATTTCTATAGTTCACATGTGCACTTTTCacatgttcagtgttcacatgTGATTTCTGGTAAGGGGAAACCCTTTTAATCTTTTGCACTTTTCTACATTTGCTCCGAATTGCACTGTTTGAATCTACTCAGTCAGACTACTAAAGATTTAATGTTGAGTATTTTTATCAACAGTTCCAATCCATTATTGTCAGAACCAGATATTTATGTCTTGTCGCCATGAATGTTCTACCCAAACTAGAAGGAGAACCTTTCAACAGGTTAACACACCATCTCCAAAATGTGGCATTGAGGGTAGTATGGACTCCAGTACAGAGAATGTATTACCACAGCAATGAGATGAGGTCACTGCACATTCTGAATCGCTTTTCTGGGATAAATTCAGCTGTGAAATAGATGCAATCTCACGGCCATGAGCGTGTTAATGTGAGAGAAATAATATATGCATgtgaagaagaataaaacaagcTTTTAATTGTCAGTTAAGGATACATGTTGATTGGATCCCAGGCAGAGATTGACCATGTTGTTTGTAAGTAGCAAACAGTAGACAAATTCCAACAATAAACTTTTACTGAGTCTGGTATGGAAGCACAATTATACACCAGCAGCTGTGCCACTCAGGGATTAGTTATTACTTGGTTAGCAAGGTTTCTGTAAGTAATACTGGAGTGCCAGTAAGAGACAGTCTTCCCTCTGCAttaataaaaagagaaaaaaatgtcccaATGCAccggttggggggttggggggggggaggtttgggtTGAGCGCGCTCTGTAAGGTGGCATCATAAAATGTGAGGTTctactgaggtcctgactcactgtgctCATGAGGGACCAATGGCACTTGGTAACCAAATAGGGGTGTTTCTCCaaaacacctgtctgtctcagtttcATCAATGAAGCATTCCTATTACAGGCAACTGACTACACACTCCCTTCCTTTCCTTACCTACTTCTCCAGTCATTGCTGCAAATGAGAAATtagtagagggagagagagggaaacattCCCATCTAAAATAATACGAGCCAAAAATAATCAGTTCTCATATCGTATAACCACCTCACCCTCCACATTAATATGCACAGCACAGATCGGGacaaattaaaatagatttcaCACTGGCGGCAATCTCCCTGGTAATTTGCATATGCAATTGAAATTACCCTTAGGATGGAGAACATTGGTGGTTCAGCATGCAACAGGGT
This region of Anguilla rostrata isolate EN2019 chromosome 8, ASM1855537v3, whole genome shotgun sequence genomic DNA includes:
- the LOC135260863 gene encoding cadherin-10-like, which codes for MTNQFPLLFLLLAFPQQISPALLASGGSGNLFNKPAGLADKEGKLLHRSKRGWMWNHFFLLEEYTGTDNQYVGKLHSDMDKGDGSVKYVLTGEGAGTLFVIDEKSGDLHATKGLDREEKANYTLRAQAVNRYTGRPLEPETEFVVKIHDINDNEPKFTKEVYTASVPEMSEVGTSVMEVTAIDADDATYGNSAKLVFSILQGQPYFSVDPESGEIRTALPNMNREMREHYQVVIQAKDMAGQMGGLTGTTTVNITLTDVNNSPPRFPHSSYHLSVLESAEMGSAVGRIKAADGDIGVNAETHYGIVDGDGRDAFAIATDRVTQEGIITVKRRLDYENKRTYTLKVEAWNAHLDHRFDHLGPFKDTALVKVSVQDVDEPPVFSSSLYVFEVQEDTPVGSLIGVVSAWDPDVNDHRVRYSIDRHTDLDRLFNISSFNGSISTLQFLDREASKWHNISVVATEIGNPQKISRVPVFIKLLDINDNAPEFAMFYETFVCENVKAGQLIQTISAVDTDEPLIGHKFVFSLSSSNPNFTVVDNEDNTARILTGRSGFSRRERSAYLLPVVISDNDYPIQSSTSTLTIQVCACDRKGNVQSCGLEAFLLSTRLSTAALVAVLLCVIILLMIVVLFAALRRQKKKGPLIISKEDVRDNVVSYNDEGGGEEDTQAFDIGTLRNPEVLDVNKQRRDIIPDMLFPCRRASPVHGGSDIRDFISCRLTDNDSDPTAPPYDSLATYAYEGSGSLAESLSSLGSAEADGDQEFDYLGSWGPHFKKLADMYIAKSVAREA